From Aedes albopictus strain Foshan chromosome 1, AalbF5, whole genome shotgun sequence, one genomic window encodes:
- the LOC134289927 gene encoding uncharacterized protein K02A2.6-like: MGLYKPTRLMYGVSSAPAIWQRLMEEILSGIPGVTVFIDDIRITGPNDKVHLERLAEVLKRLSEYGMRVNLDKCQFFEEKIEYCGYIIDRRGIHKVQKKIDAVQNMPVPQNKDQVRSFVGLVNYYGRFFPQLSTTIFPLNQLLRNDVPFKWSKVCNEAFQNVKKEMQSDRFLVHYNPELPLVLATDASPYGVGAVLSHIFPDGSERPIQYASQTLNETQRRYKQVDREAYAIVFGIRKFYQYLYGRKFVLYTDNEPVKQIFYEAKGLPTMSALRMQHYATFLQSFNYTIKFRPTKQHYNADAFSRLPLNVKTPDNVVEESDLLEVSIIETLPLTVEELSKATAIDSSVKILLQGLKNGKMVDGKERFGVDQNEFSLQQGCIMRGIRVYVPPELRSKVLAELHSAHFGTTRLKSLARGYVWWERIDKDIEELVRNCASCQSTRPNPVKVTTHCWEPPKQPFERVHVDFAGPFMGTYFIVFVDAYSKWPVVKILRDITTATTINACREFFTTYGIPCVLVSDHGVQFTSRWCE; this comes from the coding sequence ATGGGTCTGTACAAGCCAACGAGACTCATGTACGGCGTAAGCTCGGCGCCGGCTATTTGGCAGCGCCTGATGGAGGAAATTCTCAGTGGCATACCGGGCGTCACAGtgtttattgatgacattcgcatCACCGGGCCGAATGATAAAGTGCACCTAGAGCGACTAGCTGAAGTGTTGAAACGGTTGAGTGAATATGGAATGCGTGTGAATCTCGATAAGTGCCAGTTTTTTGAGGAAAAGATCGAGTATTGTGGATACATTATTGACCGCCGTGGAATTCACAAAGTGCAGAAGAAAATTGATGCTGTGCAGAATATGCCTGTTCCTCAGAACAAAGACCAAGTGCGATCGTTTGTTGGGCTAGTGAACTATTATGGACGATTCTTTCCGCAATTAAGCACGACAATCTTTCCGCTCAATCAACTCTTGCGTAATGACGTGCCGTTCAAGTGGTCCAAAGTGTGTAATGAAGCTTTTCAAAATGTGAAGAAGGAAATGCAGTCGGATCGATTCCTAGTACATTACAATCCAGAGTTACCGCTAGTGCTGGCAACCGATGCATCGCCTTATGGAGTCGGCGCGGTGCTCAGCCACATCTTTCCGGACGGATCTGAAAGGCCGATTCAGTATGCGTCCCAAACGCTCAATGAAACGCAGCGCAGATACAAACAAGTAGACCGTGAGGCATACGCCATAGTGTTTGGTATCCGAAAATTCTACCAGTATCTGTACGGCCGCAAATTTGTGCTGTATACAGACAACGAACCCGTGAAACAAATATTCTATGAAGCGAAAGGTTTGCCAACAATGTCTGCATTGCGTATGCAGCATTATGCAACGTTCTTGCAGTCCTTCAACTATACGATTAAATTTCGACCAACGAAGCAGCACTACAACGCAGACGCGTTCTCTCGGCTTCCGCTGAATGTCAAAACACCGGATAACGTTGTCGAGGAAAGCGATTTGCTGGAAGTAAGTATCATCGAAACCCTCCCGCTAACAGTTGAAGAGCTGTCGAAAGCAACTGCAATCGATAGTTCGGTTAAGATACTACTACAAGGACTGAAGAATGGCAAAATGGTAGACGGTAAGGAGCGATTTGGAGTGGACCAGAACGAGTTTTCTCTACAGCAAGGCTGCATAATGCGGGGCATTCGGGTGTATGTACCTCCCGAGCTTCGCAGCAAGGTGCTCGCAGAGCTGCATTCGGCACATTTCGGTACTACACGTCTCAAATCGCTTGCCAGAGGCTATGTTTGGTGGGAAAGAATCGATAAGGACATTGAGGAGTTAGTTAGAAACTGCGCATCTTGCCAATCGACGAGACCGAACCCGGTTAAGGTTACAACACATTGTTGGGAACCTCCCAAGCAACCATTCGAAAGAGTGCATGTAGACTTCGCTGGACCTTTCATGGGAACCTACTTCATCGTGTTCGTCGACGCCTATTCCAAATGGCCAGTGGTCAAAATCTTGCGAGACATCACTACAGCAACAACAATCAACGCCTGCAGGGAATTCTTCACGACGTACGGAATACCATGTGTACTGGTTAGCGATCATGGTGTCCAGTTTACAtctaggtggtgcgaatag
- the LOC134289928 gene encoding uncharacterized protein LOC134289928: MSNNEGLPAGDENRRNPAANLVPPPPPAAAVLAPIAMHSTFTIEPFDRHKMKWSRWVERLEGAFLLFNVPDHAKLPMLLHYMGGETYDTVSDRLAPEKPQTKSYDDIVQLLESHFNPRPLEILENFRFWCRRQGDERMDESIDDYLIALRKLAITCNFGNYLPTAIRNQFVFGLRDRVIQARLLEVHGLTLDRARELAVSMELSAKGGQEIQSRAKSEMNFVEHPATKSAKAKSAGKSSNSTIGDAKRSACYRCGSVGHFANKCVHIKTVCNYCRLVGHIQRVCQKKNRAPERSDTHQLESGESSEEDIDLLYTDEICGLYDNAVESCRVDKFWIELFVNQAAVNFEIDSGAPITVISVSDKEKLFPSVQLSPADLSLVSYSGNAIRLLGRCAVSVKYAENTYRLMLYVAETKKHPLLGRGWMKALHIDLRRFYEEVHTVSEISPVKNTSEAVKELISRYNSVCDGAMGKVKGLTAKLRLKPDAQPVYLKARPVPFSIKQAVEQEIEQMIRDGVLVKVNHSSWATPVVPVMKLNNKVRLCGDYKITVNPRLIVDEHPLPTVEELFANVAGGD, from the coding sequence ATGTCGAACAATGAAGGTTTGCCGGCTGGAGATGAAAATCGACGAAATCCTGCTGCTAATCTGGTGCCTCCTCCGCCGCCGGCTGCGGCTGTGCTTGCTCCAATTGCCATGCACTCCACGTTCACCATTGAGCCTTTCGATCGCCATAAAATGAAATGGTCGCGATGGGTGGAACGTTTGGAAGGTGCATTTTTGCTGTTCAACGTTCCGGATCATGCAAAGCTTCCAATGCTGCTCCACTACATGGGAGGGGAGACATATGACACAGTCTCCGACAGACTAGCTCCGGAGAAGCCGCAAACCAAGTCTTACGACGACATCGTTCAGTTGCTCGAGAGTCATTTCAATCCACGTCCGTtggaaatccttgagaatttccgATTCTGGTGCCGCAGACAAGGAGACGAGAGAATGGACGAGTCCATCGACGATTATTTGATCGCGCTCAGAAAGCTTGCGATCACATGCAATTTCGGAAATTATCTACCAACGGCGATTCGAAATCAGTTCGTATTCGGTCTCCGGGACCGGGTCATTCAAGCAAGACTGCTGGAGGTTCATGGTCTAACCTTGGATAGAGCTCGTGAGCTCGCTGTGTCAATGGAATTATCTGCGAAAGGAGGACAAGAAATCCAGTCTCGTGCCAAGTCTGAAATGAACTTCGTGGAACATCCAGCTACCAAAAGTGCCAAAGCGAAAAGTGCGGGAAAAAGTTCAAATTCTACCATCGGTGATGCAAAGAGGAGTGCTTGTTATCGATGTGGTAGTGTCGGACATTTCGCGAATAAGTGTGTGCATATCAAAACAGTCTGTAACTACTGTCGTTTGGTGGGCCATATACAAAGGGTTTGCCAAAAGAAGAACCGTGCTCCTGAGAGAAGCGACACTCATCAGCTAGAATCTGGCGAGTCGAGTGAAGAAGACATTGATCTGTTGTACACCGATGAAATCTGTGGACTCTATGATAACGCTGTCGAGTCATGCCGTGTGGATAAGTTCTGGATTGAACTGTTCGTGAATCAAGCTGCAGTGAATTTTGAAATCGACAGCGGTGCTCCTATTACGGTTATCAGTGTCAGTGATAAAGAGAAGCTTTTTCCGAGTGTGCAGCTCAGTCCAGCCGATCTATCGCTGGTGAGCTATAGTGGTAATGCAATTCGATTGCTCGGAAGATGCGCTGTGTCCGTGAAGTATGCTGAGAATACCTACCGTTTAATGCTGTATGTTGCGGAAACCAAGAAGCATCCACTCCTGGGGCGAGGTTGGATGAAAGCGTTGCACATTGATTTGCGAAGATTCTATGAAGAAGTGCATACCGTTTCGGAAATAAGTCCGGTGAAGAATACGTCAGAAGCGGTGAAGGAGCTGATTTCGCGATACAACAGTGTGTGTGATGGTGCAATGGGAAAAGTTAAAGGGTTAACAGCAAAGCTGCGTTTGAAACCAGACGCTCAACCGGTTTACTTGAAAGCTAGACCGGTACCGTTTTCGATCAAGCAAGCTGTCGAGCAGGAAATCGAGCAGATGATAAGGGATGGAGTGCTTGTGAAAGTTAACCATAGTTCGTGGGCTACGCCGGTGGTGCCGGTAATGAAGCTGAACAATAAAGTGCGTCTTTGTGGTGATTACAAAATCACAGTAAATCCGAGGTTGATCGTTGATGAACATCCTCTTCCAACTGTGGAGGAGTTGTTTGCAAATGTCGCGGGTGGTGATTAA